A genomic stretch from Edaphobacter aggregans includes:
- a CDS encoding alpha-amylase family glycosyl hydrolase, protein MIRCSRWLMCGVFGAALVCGLGEAVAQAPRMTKVDPPNWWAEMPKAMLLVQGENLSGARFHVSDARVRVEKTKISANGHWAQLWLSASPVKAETVTITAQANGGTTTLPFTFAARRKSDDGFAGFSSKDVMYLIMTDRFADGDATNNGVGYDRAKPRGWHGGDLRGIAQQLDYLQDLGVTTVWITPVYQNHEDQSYHGYGATDMYAVDEHFGTLEDFKALAAALHKRGMKLVLDTVPNHVGPAHVWVEDSPEPDWFHGTKGNHREAQGDFKPLTDPHAPWLTQRDVTEGWFANVLPDLNQENRAVAQYLTQNAVWWIEQAGLDGLRLDTFPYVGREFWKGFHAEIHGLYPRVTTVGEVFNTDATITSAFAGGVTRNGVDTGLDTPFDYPGYFGLRDVLLHGAPMSKLAEVWRLDALYPHPERLVPFEGNHDTPRFLSEAGATPAKLKLAFAILATMRGMPQIYSGDEIAMRGEEDPDNRRDFPGGFVGGAENAFVNGSRTAEQREMHDWVKGLLDLRRAHDVLQTGEQQVLQTGVDTMVYVRGRNLRWGCASGDGEGRVLVVVNKGDKAEMLDLPMSHTAIAECRKTSAFWGAEGAVEIKGDMLHVVVSPGSVEIIGVN, encoded by the coding sequence GTGATTCGTTGTTCGCGTTGGCTGATGTGCGGTGTGTTTGGAGCGGCGCTGGTTTGTGGTTTGGGCGAGGCAGTAGCTCAGGCTCCGCGGATGACGAAGGTCGATCCGCCGAACTGGTGGGCCGAGATGCCGAAGGCGATGCTGCTGGTGCAGGGTGAGAATTTGTCGGGTGCACGGTTTCATGTCAGCGACGCGCGGGTGCGGGTGGAGAAGACGAAGATCTCTGCGAATGGCCACTGGGCGCAGCTGTGGCTGAGCGCTTCGCCGGTGAAGGCGGAGACGGTGACGATAACGGCGCAGGCGAATGGGGGGACGACTACGCTGCCGTTTACCTTTGCGGCTCGGCGGAAGAGTGATGATGGGTTTGCTGGGTTCTCGTCGAAGGATGTGATGTATCTGATCATGACGGATCGCTTTGCGGATGGCGATGCGACAAATAATGGTGTGGGCTATGATCGCGCGAAGCCTCGAGGATGGCATGGGGGCGATCTGCGGGGGATTGCGCAGCAGCTTGATTATCTGCAGGACCTTGGTGTAACGACGGTGTGGATTACGCCGGTGTATCAGAACCACGAGGACCAAAGCTATCACGGGTATGGCGCGACCGATATGTATGCGGTCGATGAACACTTTGGCACGCTGGAGGATTTCAAAGCGCTGGCTGCTGCGTTGCATAAGCGCGGGATGAAGCTGGTGCTGGATACGGTCCCGAATCATGTGGGGCCGGCGCATGTGTGGGTGGAAGATTCGCCTGAGCCTGACTGGTTTCATGGAACGAAGGGGAATCATCGTGAGGCGCAGGGGGACTTCAAGCCGCTGACGGACCCGCATGCTCCGTGGCTGACGCAGAGAGATGTGACGGAGGGATGGTTTGCGAATGTGCTGCCGGATTTGAATCAGGAGAATAGGGCGGTGGCGCAGTACCTGACGCAGAATGCGGTGTGGTGGATTGAGCAGGCGGGACTGGATGGCTTGCGGCTCGATACGTTTCCATATGTGGGGAGAGAGTTTTGGAAGGGATTTCATGCGGAGATACATGGGCTGTATCCGCGGGTGACTACGGTGGGTGAGGTTTTCAATACGGATGCAACGATTACTTCGGCGTTTGCCGGAGGCGTGACGCGGAATGGAGTGGATACGGGACTGGATACGCCGTTTGATTACCCGGGCTACTTTGGCTTGCGTGATGTGCTGCTGCATGGTGCGCCGATGTCGAAGCTGGCGGAGGTGTGGCGGTTGGATGCGCTCTATCCGCATCCGGAAAGGCTGGTGCCGTTTGAAGGGAATCATGACACGCCGCGGTTTCTGAGTGAGGCCGGAGCTACGCCGGCGAAGCTGAAGCTGGCGTTTGCGATTCTTGCGACGATGCGCGGGATGCCGCAGATTTATTCGGGAGATGAGATTGCCATGAGGGGTGAAGAGGATCCGGATAATCGACGGGATTTTCCTGGAGGCTTTGTCGGCGGCGCAGAGAATGCGTTCGTGAATGGATCAAGGACAGCTGAGCAGAGAGAGATGCATGACTGGGTGAAGGGGCTGCTCGATCTGCGGCGTGCCCATGATGTGTTGCAAACCGGAGAGCAACAGGTGTTACAGACGGGTGTCGACACGATGGTATATGTGCGGGGAAGGAATCTTCGGTGGGGTTGCGCGTCCGGCGATGGAGAGGGTCGCGTATTGGTGGTGGTTAACAAGGGGGATAAGGCGGAGATGCTGGATCTGCCGATGAGTCATACAGCTATTGCAGAGTGCCGTAAGACAAGTGCTTTCTGGGGAGCGGAGGGCGCGGTGGAGATCAAGGGGGACATGCTGCATGTCGTTGTTTCGCCTGGTTCGGTTGAGATCATCGGTGTGAATTAG
- a CDS encoding PH domain-containing protein — translation MAIFWGLITFLNAIAFWGTYWKVTPQGLLESRAMFLRRAIPYDIIQDVSPDDSPRGKQDNSRIRVSILLGKPLLVRPDEYERFVSALEQHLDPVLIHV, via the coding sequence ATGGCCATATTTTGGGGCTTGATTACCTTCCTCAATGCGATCGCCTTTTGGGGCACGTATTGGAAGGTCACGCCACAAGGCCTACTTGAAAGCCGAGCAATGTTTTTGCGCCGCGCAATCCCCTACGACATCATTCAGGATGTCAGCCCGGATGATTCACCTCGTGGAAAACAGGACAATAGTCGGATTCGAGTTTCCATCCTTCTGGGCAAGCCGCTACTAGTCCGTCCGGACGAGTACGAGCGCTTCGTCTCTGCGTTGGAGCAGCACCTTGATCCTGTCCTGATACACGTCTAA